The sequence CGCGGATGAATCGAGCCCGATCGGGGGCCATACGTATGCCCGTGCCCCCGAAACGCCCTTTTACGCGCGCATCGCCGATCACGCCGATCGAACGTGCCCGCTGCACGACGTCGGGGGCGGGGGGCCGCTCTCTGGCCGTCAGTAGGGTCGGCACGCCGAACGAGCCGCAGAATTCGGGTGTTTCATCGCCCGCGAATTGCAGCACGTCGAGCCGGCACCGACCCAATGCCTGTAACACGAGAGCCCGTGACTGATTCGCGAACACACCCACGCGCGTGACGCCCGCCGGCGCGGCGGCCGTCATACGACTGCCCTCCTCGAGGCTGAGCCGATGCGGTCCATCGGCGAAGACGAACCCGAGCGCGTCCACGCCTGCTTCGACGCACGTACGCACGTCCTCGAGACTGCGCATGCCGCAGATCTTGAGCACGATCATATGGGCACCGCCCGCAGCGATGCCACGGCCGCCGCCGGATCAGCCGCGCGCATCAGCGACTCGCCGATCAGCACCGCATCTATTCCGGCTGCCGCGCAAGCCGCCAGATCCGCCGCCCTCGTGTAGCCGCTTTCGCCGATCACCGTGCACTCGGCCGGCAGGTGGCGGCGCATCCGCAGCGCTGTCTGCAGATCCACGCGCATCGTGCGCAGGTCGCGGTTATTGATGCCGATGACCGTCGCCCCCGCGCCCAGCGCGCGACGGGCCTCCTGTTCGTCGCGCACTTCCACCACGGCGCACATCCGCAGCGACTGCGCGAGAACGCGCAGCGCCGCCAGCTCGTCCGACGTCAAGATGGCGGCGATGAGCAAGATCGCATCGGCGCCGGCTTCAGCTGACTCCCAGACCTGATATTCGTCGACGATGAAGTCCTTGCGCAACACCGGCAGGGCTGTCGCGTCGCGCGCCGCCACGAGGTCCTCAAGGCAGCCGCCGAACCACGATGGCTCCGTGAGGATCGACAACGCCGCGGCGCCACCGGCTTGATATGCACGCGAGGTCGCTGCGGGGTCGCGATCCGCCAGCGCGCCCGCCGATGGGGACGAGCGTTTGAACTCGGCCACGATGGCAGGCGCACCCGAACGCAGCGCCTGTTCGAAATCGCGCACCGGCGGGCGGTTACGCGCGGCGTCGTACAGCATTTCGATCGGCACGCGCGCCTTGCGTGCGCGCACATCGCGCAATCGGCTGGCGACGATGACGTCCAGCTGGTTCATCGCCTGCTCTCCCGTCGCAGGACGTCCAGCTTGTCGCTGGCCGCGCCCGTGTCGATGGAGCGTTGCGCCACAGACCGGCCGTGCTGGAGGTCGCGTGCGACGCCGGCGATGAACAGCGCAAGCGCGGCGTTGAGCAATACCACGTCGCGTTGCGCTCCTGGCTTGCCGCGCAACACCTCGCGGATCACGTGCGCGTTGGACTGCGCGTCGCCGCCCGCCAACGCCTCCGTCGGGGCGCGCTCGAGCCCCGCGTCTTCGGGGACGATATCGTACTCCACGAGCTCGAGGCCGCTCCATTCGAGCACGCGGGTCGCGCCCGCTAGGGTGGCTTCGTCGAGCCCATCGCACCCGCGGATGACCGCGGCGCGGTCGCTGCCCAGGCGTCCGATCGCCGCAGCAACGATGTCTTGTGCACCGGCATGAGCCACGCCCACGACTTGGCGCCGCACGGCTGCAGGATTGGTCAGCGGTCCAAGCAGGTTGAACAGGGTCTTCATGCCGATCTCGCGCCGGACCGGCGCGACGTGACGCATCGCGGGGTGATGCACCTGTGCGAACATGAACGCGATGCCGTGCTCCCCGAGGAGCGCCGCGCTCCGTTGCGGAGGCACGTCGATGCGCACGCCCAGCGCCTCCAGCACGTCCGCGCTCCCGCAGCGGCTGCTCATCGCGCGGTTACCGTGCTTGGCCACGGGCACACCCGCACCCGCGACGACGAACGCCACCGCGGTCGAGATGTTGAAGGTGCCCGAACCGTCACCGCCCGTGCCGCAGACGTCGATCGCACCGCCGCGGGGCGAAACCGGGATCGCGTGCTCGCGCATCGCCGACGCAGCGCCGACGACCTCATCCGCGGTCTCGCCCTTGACCGCGAGCGCTACCAAGAGCGCCGCCGCCTGCGCCGGCGTCACGACGCCATCCATGATCGCGTTGATCGTCTGTCGCATCTCCTCGGCGCTCAAGTCCGCCCCTGCGGCTGCGCGCACGATCTGCGAGACGACACAGACCGAAGGATCCAGTCCGGCCGCCAGCGCGCTCATGCCGCACGCCCCGCGATCGTCAGAAAATTGGCAAGCAATCTCGGACCGTGCTTGGTCAGCACCGATTCCGGGTGGAACTGCACGCCGAACACCGGCGCGTGCCGATCCGCTATCGCCATGAGTGTGCCATCATCGGCTGCGGCCAGCGCTTCGAGTCCGCTTGGCAGCGACGCCGGATCGACGCACAGGGAGTGGTAGCGACCGGCGGAAAAGCGCGTCGGGATGCCGTCGAACAGCGCGTGGCCGCAGTGCTGCACAGCGCTGGCCTGACCGTGCACGACTGAACCGGCGTGCGTGACGCGCGCGCCATAGGCTTGGCCGATCGCCTGATGACCGAGGCAGACGCCCAGCATGGGGACGCGGGAGCGCAGCGCGGCGATCAGCTCGAGGCAGCGGCCGGCCCGGTCCGGGGTCCCAGGACCTGGGGACAACACGATCGCTGCGGGAGGGGACGCGCTCAATCCGGCCACGTCGAGTTCGTCGTTGCGCAGCACCTGCACGTCAAGCGGGTGGCGGCCCAGCTCATGCACGAGGTTGTACGTGAAGGAATCGTAGTTGTCGACGACCAGCAACCTGGGTCTCATGCGACGCTCCTCGCGCGTGGGCGCGCGGCCATCGCGATGGCGCTGAAGACCGCGTCCGCCTTGGCGCGGCATTCGGCGTCCTCGCGAGCGGGCACCGACGCCGCGACGACGCCGGCGCCGGCCGCGCAGTGATAGATGCCCTCGTAGGCGTGCGCGCTACGCAACGTGATGCACGAGTCGAGCGAGCCGTCGAACCCGAAGCGGCACACGCTGCCTGCGTAGAAACCGCGCCGGTGCCCCTCGAGCGCAGCGATCAGCTCCATCGCGCGGATCTTCGGCGCCCCGCTCACCGTGCCGGCGGGAAACGCTGCGGCGAACGCGTCGAACGCGTCGCACTCCGGGCGCAGCCGGCCCGTGACCTCAGAGACGAGATGCATGACGTGGCTGAAGCGCTCGACCGAGAGCATCTCCGCCACCTCGACGCTGCCCGACGCGCACACTCGCGCCAGATCATTGCGCGCGAGATCGACGAGCATCACGTGCTCGGCCCGCTCCTTCGGATCGCGCTGGAGCTCGCGGGCGATCCGGGCGTCAACAGCTGGATCCTGAGCTCGCCGCCGCGTGCCTGCCAGCGGCCGCATGCGCGCGACGCCGCCGTGCGCGGCGACGAGCATCTCTGGTGAGGACCCGAATAGCTGGCCCCAGCCGATGTCCAGGAAGAACATGTAGGGGGAGGGATTCACCGCTCGCAGCGCCCGATAGGCGTCGAACGCGAGCGTCGTAAGCGGCGCCTCCCAGCGCTGCGCCAGCACGATCTGAAACGCTTCGCCCTCGTGGATCGCGCTCTGGGCCTTCTCCACCGACCTCGTGTACGGTATCGCGCCGGCACGAAGCAGCGGTTGGATCGGCTCGGATCCTCGATCGAGCGGCGCTATGCGAGCGTCTGCCAGGACGTCGCGCACCCGGCGCGCCACGGACGCACCGTTGTCGGGTGAAAGCGCACAGATGTCGAGCTCGTGCGAGAAATGATCGAACACCACTAGCACCTCAGGCACGACCAAGTGGAGATCGGGCATCGGGTCGCTGCCGCGCGGCGTCGCCGGCAGGCGCTCGAGGCGGCCGGCGAATTCGTAGGCGGCCGCTCCGTAGGCCCCGAGGAACGGCGATGGGCTGTGCGCCGGCGAGAGCCGCCCGAGGAGCTCGCGCGCGGCGTCGCACGGGTCGGACGAGTCGTCGATATGCGGTACCGGCTGCTTGCCGATCTGCGCGCGCACGCCGCCCTCGTCGACGACGAGCTCTCCGCGAGCCCCGAGGCCGATGATCGAGTGACGTGCCGCCTGGCCCGCTCCCGGCGCGCTTTCGAACAAGAACGAATGCCCCATGCGCAGGGCGCGCAGCGCCGCAAAGGCGGCGATCGGCGTGACGCCGTCCGCTAGCAGCCGCTGTGCGGCCAGCGGATTCGGCGATCGTGTTGTGTCATTCATGATGCTGCTCCCGAGAAAAAACAAAAACGGCCGGCTCTTCTTTCGTGAGCCCGCCGCTTTCAGGATCCGGAACGCCGGTGCTAGGTCTTAGACGCGCACCGTGGCATGACGAATCTGGCGGGCCTGGGCCCACCACCACCAACCGTGTACGCCATGCGTGTGTTTCATCGAGCCCGCCCTTCGCGAGCCCTGCACCGGTTCCTCTCGGGGCCTGGCCGGCACGCCCTTGAAAGATGAAAATCGGCCTCTGCCCGAAAGGAGGCCGTGTGCTAGCAGACTGGTTCGATGCTCACACGCCGGCGGTCATCTTCGGCCTCGCGCTGGCTATCCTCGCGCAACCCATCGCCGCTTACTGGAATCACTTCACCAAGCGGCAGCGGCTGACGCGTTGGGGCCAGCTCGGCGAGTGGTTCATCGTGCTGCTCGTCGTCGCGATCGCGATGACGCTGTATCGGGCCTCTTTCCAAAACGCGGAGCGCCAGTTGGCGCCCAAGGCCGCAAGCCCGACGACCCTCCGGGCGACGCCGGCGCCGCACGCCACCGGACCCCGCTCGTTGACCTTCGACGACCAGACGGCCATCGCCGGCACGATGGCCACGTATCGGGGAATGAAAGCCGACGTGGGATCGAAGCAAGAGGACCAGGAGGCCAAGGCATTCGCTGATTCGATAGCCCTGGCGCTAGAAAGAGGCGGACTGACCGTGACGCAGCGTGCGGCCGGGATCGCGAGCGGCGGCGACGTGCCGCTCATGGTCATCGTGAATCCCGCCGATAGCGCCGCAGGCCAAGCGTTTTCAAACGTCCTGGCCCAACGCGGTTTCGGTGCGCGCTTCCAGCAAAGCAGCAGCGTCACGCAGGGCACGTTGCTCGTCTACATCGGAGGCAATATCTAGGACGGCAGCGGCGGCCGGTCCGGGAGAACCATCCTTCGCGTGTTGCGCGGATAGGTGGTCGGGTGGTCGCGCAGCCAGTTTTCGGAAAGCACGGCTAGATATTCGAAGTTCTCCCAGATGGCATCTTTACCGGTCGACAGCCGCGCATCGGCGAGAGCTCGTTCGATCCGCTTCCACGTGCCCACGATGACCCAGGAGTAGCGGTCCAAGAAGATGTCCTTGTCGACGATGCCTTGCTTGACGAGAATGCCCAGCTCTTCGTAGCTGTTGCCGAGCAGAGTCACGGCATCTCGTATCTCCTCGTATTCGGGGACGACGGCCTGCTCTTCGCCGCGATCCGCTCGGGCGTTGTAGGCCCGGAATTCCGGGTCGTCGACGACCGCGGCGAGCTTATGCCGCACCACGTACCTGGCATCGTAGATCGCCTTGCTCGCAAGCTCTTCGCCGATCGCCAGCATCGCGTTGATCTGATTGCCCGCGCGCAAATGGCGCAGCTGCACCATCGCCGCGAGCGCGGTCGCGGCGATGATACACACGGTGAGAAGCGAAGCGGAGGCGTTGAGCAGCTCGAGCGACATCTAAGCCCTGGCGAACATCCGCGCTGGCCGCGCTAGGAGGTCAGGAGTTCGAGCTGTGCCAGTTCGGCCGCGTCACCCTTGCGGATGCGCGTGCGCACGATGCGCGTGTAGCCGCCATGGCGGCTCGCCAGGCTGGGCGCGATCTGTTCGACCAGCTTTTTGGCGACCGCCTCATCGGTGAGATAGGCGCTGACGGCTCGCCGCGCCGACAGGTCGGCCTTCTTGGCGCGCGTGATCAGCCGCGACGCGACGCGCGACGTCTCTTTGGCCCGCACGACCGTCGTCTCGATCTTGCCGTGGGTGAACAGCGACGTCACGAGGTTGCGCAGCATCGAGCGGCGGTGATCGTCGTTGCGTCCCAGGCGTTTGTCGGCCTTCTTGTGGCGCATGATGTCCGGGCTATCCTTGCTTGAGCGACAAGTTGCGCTCGGCGAGCTTCTCTTTGATCTCGTCGACCGACTTCTTGCCGAGGTTGCGCATGTTCATGATCTCGTCTTCGGTGCGCTGCAGCAGCTCCGATATCTTGCTGATGCCCGCGCGTTTGAGGCAGTTGTAGGAGCGCACCGACAAGTCGAGCTCGTCGACCGGAATATCCCAGTCCGAGAACGGCGCCGCTTCCTCGACCGGGGCTTCGACCGCCGGACGGCCGCTGAAGTTGACGAACAGCGCCAGCTGCTCGGCGAGGATCTTGGCCGCCGTCGACAGCGCCTCGTCGGGCGTGATGCTCCCGTTGGTCTCGATCTCCATGATCAGCCGGTCGTAATCGGTCACCTGGCCGACGCGCGTATCTTCTACCGTGTAGTTGACTTTGCGGATCGGGGTGAAGATGGAGTCGACCGGGATCAGGCCGATGACGTGCTCGACGTTGCGCTGCTTGTCAGCGGTGACGTAGCCGCGCCATTTCTCGACGCCGATCTCCATGAACAGCCGCGCCTTCTTGTCCGACAGCGTGGCGATATGGTAGCCCGGGTCGAGCAGCTCGACGTCGGCGTCCGGCACGATGTCGGCCGCGGTGACTTCGCGTTCACCGGAGACCTCGATGCGCAGCACCTTGGGCTCATCGGTGTTCATCTTCAAAGGCAGGCCCTTGAGGTTGAGGATGATGTGCGTGGTGTCTTCGACCACGCCTTGGATGGTCGAGAACTCGTGCAGCACGCCGTCGATCTTCACGTAGGTGACGGCGGCGCCGGGCAGCGACGACAGCAGCAGCCTGCGCAGCGCGTTGCCCAGCGTGATGCCGAAACCGCGCTCGAGCGGCTCGATGATGAACTTGGCATACGAGTCGCCGCGCTCGCGGACTTCGATCGACGCTCGTTGGAATTCCAGAACTGGCATGGTACCTCTTATCGGTTCGTGTGCGAGATTAGCGTGAGTAATATTCAACAATCAATTGCTCTTCCACATTGGTGTCGATGTCCGCGCGCGTCGGCCGCTGCAGCACCTTGGCTTTGACGTTGAGCTCGTCGTATTCGAGCCAGCCGGGCACGCGCCGGCCTTTGGCGTACTGCTCCAGCCCCTGGAACAGGTTGCTCTTGCGGCTCGCCTCGACCACGCCGATCTCGTCGCCAGCCCGCACCTGCATCGACGGGATGTTGACGCGCCGGCCGTTGAGCGTGAAATGGCGATGGCGCACGAGCTGGCGCGCCTGGGCGCGCGAGGTCGCGAGGTTGAGCCGGTAGATCACGTTGTCGAGCCGCGTCTCAAGCTGCGCGAGCAGCGCAGAGCCGGTCTGGCCCTTCGCAGCGCTGGCGCGCTTGAAGTAGTTCTCGAACTGCCGCTCGAGCACGCCGTAGATGCGGCGCATCTTCTGCTTCTCGCGCAGCTGGCGGCCGAACTCGGACACCTTGGGGCGGTTCTTGGTCTGCGCCTTTTGTCCGGGCGCCGCGGTGCGGCGCTCGACGGCGCACTTCTTGGACAGGCAGCGCTCGCCTTTCAAGAAGAGCTTGACCTTCTCGCCCGGTTTGGTGCCGCTGGCGCTCTCGCGCCGGCAGAGGCGGCAGACAGGTCCTGTGTATCGAGCCATATCTTTCCTTTATTCGCTATCCGTGTTAGATTTCCGGCCTGGGCGGGCCGGGGGTTACTACCTTAGACGCGGCGCCGCTTCGGCGGACGGCAGCCGTTGTGCGGGATCGGGGTGACGTCTTTGATCAGGACGATCTCCAGGCCGGCGGCCTGCAGCGCCCGGATCGCGGCCTCGCGCCCGGCGCCCGGCCCTTTGACGTGGACCTCGACCTGCTTCATGCCGTGCTCCATCGACTTGCGCGCGGCGCTCTCGGCCGCGAGCTGCGCAGCGAACGGTGTCGACTTCTTGCTGCCGGCGAAGCCCATGCCCCCGGCGCTCGCCCAAGCCAGCGCGCCGCCCTGCATGTCGGTGATGGTGACGAGCGTGTTGTTGAAGCTCGCGTGGATGCGCGCGATGCCCTGCGAGACGTTCTTGATCTCGCGTTTCTTGGTGCGGCGCGCGCGCTTTTTCGGTTCCGCCATTTACTTGCCGACCCCCGGTCCTTTGGTCTTCTTCTTGCCGGCCACCGTCTTGCGCGGTCCCTTGCGGTTGCGCGCGTTGGTGCGCGTGCGCTGGCCGCGCACGGGCAGACCGCGGCGGTGGCGGATGCCGCGATACGAGCCGATGTCTATCAAACGCTTGATCGCGCCTGCGACCTCGCGGCGAAGATCGCCCTCGACCTTCAAGTTCTTCTCGATCTGCTCGCGCAGCTTCTGGATATCCTCATCCGTCAAGTTCTTGACGCGGATGTCGGGATCGACGCCGGTCTGCTTCAACAGCTTCGTGGCGGTTGGCCGCCCGATGCCGAAGATGTAGGTCAACGCGATCTCGACGCGCTTCTCGCGCGGCAGATCGATTCCAGCGATACGTGCCATACTCTCCCCTACCCCTGAGCCTGCTTATGCTTGGGGTTCTCGCAGATCACCCGCGTGCGTCCCCGCCGCTTGATGATCTTGCACTTGTCGCAAATCCGTTTTACGCTCGGTCTGACTTTCATCATCTTTCGGTCGAATAAATTCGACCGCTCCATTTCTCGGCGGTCATTCGACCGCTCCATTGCTCTTGTATATTCTACTTGTACCTGTAGGTTATCCGCCCTTGGCTCAAGTCGTACGGCGACAGCTCCACCAGGACCCGGTCACCCGGCAGGATGCGGATGAAGTTCATCCTGATCTTGCCCGACACGCGCGCGAGCACTTTGTGTCCGTTGCTCAACTCGACGCGGAAGAACGCGTTGGGCAGCGGCTCGACGACGACACCCTCGACCTCGATCGCCTCTTCCTTGGGCGAGGGATTCGCATCGGGCTTCGGCGGTTTCTTCTTACCCGAGCGCCGCTGCATTGGGCGATTGCGTCGCGCCAAGCGTTCCTCCGTTCAAAGCGCGCCGTTCGATGGCGGCCGCTTCGGCCTCGTCGACGGCGGTCAGGATCTCAAAACCGTTCGCCCGCACGGCGACCGTGTGCTCGAAGTGGGCCGACAGCTTGCCGTCGGTAGTCACGACGGTCCACTGGTTGTCGAGCGTGCGCACGTCGTGCCCGCCCTGGTTGACCATCGGTTCGATCGCCATCACCATGCCGGGTCTGAGGACCGGGCCCATCCCCTTGCGCCCGAAGTTCGGCACCGGCGGCTCTTCGTGCAGGTCGCGGCCGACACCGTGACCGACCAGCGCGCGCACGACCGAGTAACCGTGGCCCTCGACGTAGCTCTGCACCGCATGGCCGATGTCGGAGACATGCACGCCCGGACGCACCGTTGCCAGGCCGACGTACAGCGCTTCTTCCGTCACCTGCATGAGCCGGCGGGCTTGCGCCGACGCCTCGCCGACCGCGATGGTGCAGGCCATGTCCGAATACCAGCCGTCGACGATGGCCCCGATGTCGACCTTGAGCAGATCGCCTTCGCGCAGCCGCCGTCCGTCGGGTATGCCGTGCACGACCTCGTCGTTGACCGAGGCGCAGATCGACCCGGCAAAACCGTGGTAGCCCAAAAACGCCGGCACGCCGCCACCCTCGCGGATGAAGCGGTCCGCCAACGCGTCGATCTCTTTGGTCGTGGCGCCCGGACGCACCGCGGCCTTCACCTGGGCCAACGCGCGCGCCGCCACGGCACCGCTGATCCGCATCTTGGCCAGTTCGGCCTCGCTCTTGCAGTGGATCATGATGCCTTCACGTGCGCGCCGGCTCGGGCTCCGGACCGGGCTGCGGCCAGGATCGCGGCATTGACCGCGGGCACCGGCATAGTGCCGTCCACGCGATGCAGCAGGCCTTTCTTCTCGTAGAACGCGATCAGCGGGCGCGTCGAATCGTGATAGACGTCGAGCCGGTGCATGACCGTCGCTTCGCTGTCGTCCTCGCGCTGCTCGAGCTCATGGCCGCAGCGGTCGCACACGCCGTCGCGTTTGGGCGGCGCCGAGACGACGTGATAATTGGCGTTGCAGTTCGGGCAGACGCGGCGCCCCGTAAGGCGGCGGATCAGCTCCTCGCGCGGCACGGTCAGCTTGACCACGGCGTCCAGATGCTGGCCGAGGCGTGCCAAGAGATCGTCCAGCGCCGCCGCCTGCGCCGCCGTGCGCGGGAAGCCGTCGAGCACCCAGCCGTGCGCGACGTCGGACTGCTGCAGCCGCTCTTCGACGATGCCGATCGTCACTTTGTCGGGGACCAGCTCGCCGCGGTCCATGTACTTGCGCGCCATCACGCCCATCGGCGAGCCTGCCGCTTTGGCCGCGCGGAACATGTCGCCGGTCGCGATATGCGGCACTCCCAATGTCTTGGCCAGCAGCGCCGCCTGCGTGCCCTTGCCCGCGCCGGGCGCGCCCAGCAGCAGCAGCCTGAATCCCGAGTCGCTCACTTGTTGATGAACCCCCGGTAGTCGCGCATCGCGAGCCGCGCCTCGAGCTGGGTCATGGTGTCCAAGGCCACGCCGACCACGATCAACAGCGATGTGGCGCCCAAGAAGATCGTCGTGATGTGCGTGATCCATTGCGAGATATTGGGCAGGATGGCGAGCAGACCGAGGTAGATCGCGGCGACGAACGTGATGCGGTGCAAGATCTTCTGCAAGTAGTCGGAGGTCGGTTTGCCCGGCCGGATGCCGGGTATGAACCCGCCCTGCTTCTTGAGCGAGTCCGCGATGTCCATGATGTTGATGACCACTTCGCTGTAGAAGAACGTGAAGCCGACCACCAGCAAGAAGTACACAAGATTGTAGAGGAAGCTGTTGTAGTCGAAGTACAGGCTCACAAAGCGCGTGAAGCCGTCGGCGAACGTCGAGTGGTAGTTGCTCGCCCACTGCGCGATCTGGCGCGGCAGCAACAGGATCGAGATCGCAAAGATGATCGAGATGACGCCCGCGTTGTTGAGCCGCAGCGGGATATAGGTGCTGCGCCCGCCGTAGACCTTGCGTCCGACGACGCGTTTGGCGTACTGCACCGGCACGCGCCGCTGGCCCTGGTACATGAAGACGACCGAGATCAGCGAGATGATCGCGATGGCGGCGAAGATCACCAAGCCCAGCCAGTTGAGACCGCCCGCCTGGCCCAGCGAGACCGTCTCCTTGAAATACGTCGGGAAGCGCAAGATGATGCCCACGAAGATGATCAGCGAGACGCCGTTGCCGACGCCTTTGTCGGTGATCTGCTCGCCCAGCCACATCAGCCAGACCGTGCCCGCCGTGAGCGTGAGCACGACGCCCACGAGATAGAACATGTCGCTGCGCAAGAAGACCTGCGAGCGGTTGAGCGCGATGACCATCGTCGTCGCCTGGACGAGCGCCAAGCCGACGGTCAGCCAGCGCGTCCACAGGCCGACGCGTTTGCGCCCTTCCTCGCCGCCGTGCTGCATCAGCTCCTTGATCTCCGGGAACACGACGGTCGCCAGCTGCATGATGATGCTGGCGTTGATATAGGGCGTGATGCCCATGGCGATGACCGAGAAGTGCTGCAGCGCGCCGCCCGACAAGAAGCCCAAGAAATTGAGGAACTGGCCCGAGCCCAGCAGCTGCGTCCACTTGGCGATGTCCACGTACGGGATCTGGATGTAGACCGCGATCACGAACACCGCGAACGCGCCGAACACGAAGAGCAGCCGGTTGCGCAGCTCCGGAACGACGAGTGCGTTGGCGAGATTGCGCCACATCACCATGGGACCGCTAGTCCTCGAACACCGCGCCGGCGGCTTCGAGCTTGGCCCGAGCCGGAGCGGAGAACACGACGTCCTTGAATCGCAGGCCCTTGGGCGCGTCGCCCGAGCCTAAGATCTTGACGCCGTCATGCATACGATCGACGATGCCCGCAACGCGCAGCGCATCGGGGGTCACCGCGGTCTTGGCATCCCAGCCGGTCAGATCGACGAGGTTCACCACCGCGTAGGTCGTGCGGAAGATGACCGTCGAGCGCGCTTTCTGCGAGACGCCTTTGCGCTGCGGCAGCCGGCGGAACCAGGGCGTCTGGCCGCCCTCGAACGTGCGGCCCTTGCCACCGCCCGAGCGCGCGGTCTGGCCCTTGCCGCCTTTGCCCGAAGTCTTCACCAAGCCGCTGCCATGGCCGCGGCCCACGCGCACGCGTTTGCTCTTGCTGCCCGGCGCGGGCTTAAGATGCGACAGCTTCATCTGCCGTGGCCTCCTTCGCCTCAGTCTCCTTGCCGAACAGCTCTGCGACCGTCTTGCCGCGCTGCTTGGCGACCGTTTCGGCCGTGCGCAGCTGCTTGAGGCCTGCCACCGTCGCCTGGATGACGTTGATCGGGTTGTTCGTGCCGAGCGATTTGGTCAAGATGTCGTGCACGCCGGCGAGTTCGAGCACCGCGCGCATGGCGCCGCCCGCGATCACGCCCGTGCCTTTGCTGGCCGGTTTCATGAGCACTTTGCCCGCGCCGACGTGCGATAGGATGGGATGCGGAATCGTGCGTCCGACCATCGGCACCGTCACCAGCGCGCGGCGCGCCGCTTCGACGCCCTTGCGGATCGCTTCCGGCACTTCGCGCGCCTTGCCCAAGCCGTAGCCCACGCGGCCTTGCCGGTCGCCCACGACGACGAGCGCGCTGAAACTGAAGCGCTTGCCGCCCTTGACGACTTTGGCCACGCGGTTGACCCGAACGACTTGTTCTTCGAGTCCTGAACCGTCCGTAATCCGTGCCACTGCTTAGAACTCCAACCCTGCGCCGCGTGCGGCGTCTGCCAGCGCCTTGATGCGCCCGTGATATTTGTAGCCGCCGCGGTCGAACACGACTGCGGTGACGCCCTTCTCTTTGGCGCGCTCCGCCACGATCGTGCCGACGCGCTGCGCCGCCGCGATGCCTGAAAGCGATTCCAGGCCTTGGGCGACCGCCTTCTCGCGCGTCGATGCGGCGGCGAGCGTGCGCCCGGTCGAGTCGTCGATCAGCTGCGCATACACGTGATGCAGGCTGCGGAACACCGAGAGCCGCGGCCGCTGCGTCGAGCCGTTCATCCGCTTGCGGATGCGGCTGTGCCTGCGCACGCGCAATGCGTTTCTGCTGCCGAGCGTCGCCATTACTTCTTCCCTCCGCCGCCGGCCGCGCCGGCGGTCTTACCAGCCTTGCCGAGTTTGCGGCGCACGCGCT comes from Candidatus Eremiobacteraceae bacterium and encodes:
- a CDS encoding phosphoribosylanthranilate isomerase → MIVLKICGMRSLEDVRTCVEAGVDALGFVFADGPHRLSLEEGSRMTAAAPAGVTRVGVFANQSRALVLQALGRCRLDVLQFAGDETPEFCGSFGVPTLLTARERPPAPDVVQRARSIGVIGDARVKGRFGGTGIRMAPDRARFIRDGLRVPFILAGGLTPDNVGDAMREVHPDGVDVSSGVERSGRKDPELVARFALRVKEVFHART
- the trpC gene encoding indole-3-glycerol phosphate synthase TrpC, producing MNQLDVIVASRLRDVRARKARVPIEMLYDAARNRPPVRDFEQALRSGAPAIVAEFKRSSPSAGALADRDPAATSRAYQAGGAAALSILTEPSWFGGCLEDLVAARDATALPVLRKDFIVDEYQVWESAEAGADAILLIAAILTSDELAALRVLAQSLRMCAVVEVRDEQEARRALGAGATVIGINNRDLRTMRVDLQTALRMRRHLPAECTVIGESGYTRAADLAACAAAGIDAVLIGESLMRAADPAAAVASLRAVPI
- the trpD gene encoding anthranilate phosphoribosyltransferase; amino-acid sequence: MSALAAGLDPSVCVVSQIVRAAAGADLSAEEMRQTINAIMDGVVTPAQAAALLVALAVKGETADEVVGAASAMREHAIPVSPRGGAIDVCGTGGDGSGTFNISTAVAFVVAGAGVPVAKHGNRAMSSRCGSADVLEALGVRIDVPPQRSAALLGEHGIAFMFAQVHHPAMRHVAPVRREIGMKTLFNLLGPLTNPAAVRRQVVGVAHAGAQDIVAAAIGRLGSDRAAVIRGCDGLDEATLAGATRVLEWSGLELVEYDIVPEDAGLERAPTEALAGGDAQSNAHVIREVLRGKPGAQRDVVLLNAALALFIAGVARDLQHGRSVAQRSIDTGAASDKLDVLRRESRR
- a CDS encoding aminodeoxychorismate/anthranilate synthase component II, with translation MRPRLLVVDNYDSFTYNLVHELGRHPLDVQVLRNDELDVAGLSASPPAAIVLSPGPGTPDRAGRCLELIAALRSRVPMLGVCLGHQAIGQAYGARVTHAGSVVHGQASAVQHCGHALFDGIPTRFSAGRYHSLCVDPASLPSGLEALAAADDGTLMAIADRHAPVFGVQFHPESVLTKHGPRLLANFLTIAGRAA
- a CDS encoding anthranilate synthase component I family protein, encoding MNDTTRSPNPLAAQRLLADGVTPIAAFAALRALRMGHSFLFESAPGAGQAARHSIIGLGARGELVVDEGGVRAQIGKQPVPHIDDSSDPCDAARELLGRLSPAHSPSPFLGAYGAAAYEFAGRLERLPATPRGSDPMPDLHLVVPEVLVVFDHFSHELDICALSPDNGASVARRVRDVLADARIAPLDRGSEPIQPLLRAGAIPYTRSVEKAQSAIHEGEAFQIVLAQRWEAPLTTLAFDAYRALRAVNPSPYMFFLDIGWGQLFGSSPEMLVAAHGGVARMRPLAGTRRRAQDPAVDARIARELQRDPKERAEHVMLVDLARNDLARVCASGSVEVAEMLSVERFSHVMHLVSEVTGRLRPECDAFDAFAAAFPAGTVSGAPKIRAMELIAALEGHRRGFYAGSVCRFGFDGSLDSCITLRSAHAYEGIYHCAAGAGVVAASVPAREDAECRAKADAVFSAIAMAARPRARSVA
- a CDS encoding DUF4760 domain-containing protein, coding for MSLELLNASASLLTVCIIAATALAAMVQLRHLRAGNQINAMLAIGEELASKAIYDARYVVRHKLAAVVDDPEFRAYNARADRGEEQAVVPEYEEIRDAVTLLGNSYEELGILVKQGIVDKDIFLDRYSWVIVGTWKRIERALADARLSTGKDAIWENFEYLAVLSENWLRDHPTTYPRNTRRMVLPDRPPLPS
- the rplQ gene encoding 50S ribosomal protein L17 — encoded protein: MRHKKADKRLGRNDDHRRSMLRNLVTSLFTHGKIETTVVRAKETSRVASRLITRAKKADLSARRAVSAYLTDEAVAKKLVEQIAPSLASRHGGYTRIVRTRIRKGDAAELAQLELLTS
- a CDS encoding DNA-directed RNA polymerase subunit alpha yields the protein MPVLEFQRASIEVRERGDSYAKFIIEPLERGFGITLGNALRRLLLSSLPGAAVTYVKIDGVLHEFSTIQGVVEDTTHIILNLKGLPLKMNTDEPKVLRIEVSGEREVTAADIVPDADVELLDPGYHIATLSDKKARLFMEIGVEKWRGYVTADKQRNVEHVIGLIPVDSIFTPIRKVNYTVEDTRVGQVTDYDRLIMEIETNGSITPDEALSTAAKILAEQLALFVNFSGRPAVEAPVEEAAPFSDWDIPVDELDLSVRSYNCLKRAGISKISELLQRTEDEIMNMRNLGKKSVDEIKEKLAERNLSLKQG